From Streptomonospora salina, the proteins below share one genomic window:
- a CDS encoding antitoxin, whose translation MSEGSAFDKIKSKVGEHSGKVEEGVDKLKDFAKEKTGGKYDDKIDQAGDAATDFVAGEDGGEEGGSGTSDQR comes from the coding sequence ATGTCCGAGGGAAGCGCATTCGACAAGATCAAGAGCAAGGTCGGCGAGCACAGCGGGAAGGTCGAAGAGGGAGTCGACAAGCTCAAGGACTTCGCCAAGGAGAAGACCGGCGGCAAGTACGACGACAAGATCGATCAGGCCGGCGACGCCGCGACCGACTTCGTCGCCGGCGAGGACGGCGGCGAGGAGGGCGGTTCCGGCACGTCCGACCAGCGCTGA